In the Streptobacillus moniliformis DSM 12112 genome, one interval contains:
- a CDS encoding YadA C-terminal domain-containing protein, whose translation MKIKRIKLFLLCILFLPTFTLANTSQIDIKQEYEKIYNWLKNVDNSYNLETQLPPLNSEYLTSQKHLKKVLQVKVNKDASNLDQDDIDKWKNILGVKNINFSNSNGGIASALATATTLKNIGNDKHTLSASLGYYNKSVGASIVYSTHFKNFGVIASASFNSNIQFGAGAGFSYTFGKTKNHKDKVEKLENKINELNELIKILEKRLDNI comes from the coding sequence ATGAAAATAAAAAGAATAAAATTATTTTTATTATGTATTTTGTTTTTACCAACTTTTACTTTAGCTAATACATCACAAATTGATATAAAGCAAGAATATGAAAAAATATATAATTGGTTAAAAAATGTAGATAATAGCTATAATCTTGAAACTCAGTTACCACCACTTAATTCTGAATATTTAACATCTCAAAAACATTTAAAAAAAGTACTTCAAGTTAAAGTAAATAAAGATGCAAGTAACTTAGATCAAGATGATATTGATAAATGGAAAAATATATTAGGTGTTAAAAATATTAATTTTAGTAATAGTAATGGTGGTATTGCTTCTGCACTTGCTACGGCAACAACTTTAAAAAATATTGGAAATGATAAACATACTTTATCTGCTTCACTTGGTTACTATAATAAATCTGTGGGTGCTTCTATAGTATATTCTACTCATTTTAAAAATTTTGGTGTTATTGCTAGTGCATCTTTTAATAGTAATATTCAATTTGGAGCTGGAGCAGGCTTTTCATATACATTTGGTAAAACTAAAAATCATAAAGATAAAGTAGAAAAATTAGAAAATAAAATTAATGAATTAAATGAATTAATTAAAATATTAGAGAAAAGGTTGGATAATATATAA
- a CDS encoding VirB4 family type IV secretion/conjugal transfer ATPase, whose product MLKQILNDYKKSYKFFIHFETMIEDGIILNKNNGFQSTFKVRFYDLDYLSTDDITTINDRLNNAYKRLPDGFSIHFEVQRNKSDKYPTKDLKNKPYPTRIIDKMRENSVTKETFYSTEYFVTLTYIMQNDSNEKINLLLNKFTSIFSKNKEKENTKDELIKIFKNELKEYKDQILMFIEQVKTAAIDVEMLKGEELLAFLYTAINMEKREKVKVPKDNIMLLDEYLTVSTLTNGEYTKINDEYVKVVTINMFPDNVTQRIFNQLESLNFEYRYVTRFIMLSREETIKILKDFKVYFSAKVKSFAQWLIEIKNGQEVQNIDYTALDKVDEADLALNEAKTGALAYGYYTFSFIIKDKNLENLDKKVNDVRKILNFYDFVAGEDKYNTLDSIFGALPGNIVNNVRKSPMNTYLLSALLPMSSLYVGNKVNKHLKDIALFTTKTDKELFYFNLHNKDIGHSLVIGPTGAGKSFLLSMIAANFLKYEGKILDKEGKEKIKPSQVFFFDKDASSRVLTYTSGGKFYDLGEKEIAFQPLKNIHINSEKEWALGWIIGILEQEGIPYDATTKNIVEQSIESLTTAKIESRTLSNLRTYIASRSKTVAQALDSYCGENVYGEYFDNNFDNITDNNFITFEMGNVISNPKVVAPLLDYIFHKIEREKLDGTPTLILLDECWLFLKNEKMREKINEWLKVLRKKNTSVVFATQSLSDIADSPIFSTIIDACKTNIFLPNERAMSAWVDLYKRFNLTEKEIKEINDGTMKQDYFVKTTEGARLFQLNPSDIEIAYLGSSTSNDQNIIINLKNKIDDEILSNNEKIKKLNREWLSYKYKIGEISINNINQIKDIL is encoded by the coding sequence ATGTTAAAACAGATATTAAATGACTATAAAAAATCATATAAATTTTTTATTCATTTTGAAACTATGATTGAAGATGGAATAATATTAAATAAAAATAATGGTTTTCAATCTACATTTAAAGTAAGATTTTATGATTTAGATTATTTAAGTACAGATGATATAACAACAATAAATGATAGATTAAATAATGCTTATAAAAGATTACCAGATGGATTTTCAATACATTTTGAAGTACAGAGAAATAAAAGTGATAAATATCCAACTAAAGATTTAAAAAATAAGCCTTACCCTACAAGGATAATAGATAAAATGAGAGAAAATTCTGTAACTAAAGAAACATTTTATTCAACAGAATACTTTGTTACTCTTACATATATAATGCAAAATGATAGTAATGAAAAAATAAATTTATTATTAAATAAATTTACAAGTATATTTTCAAAAAATAAAGAAAAAGAAAATACTAAAGATGAATTAATTAAGATATTTAAAAATGAACTAAAAGAATACAAAGATCAAATATTAATGTTTATTGAACAAGTTAAAACTGCTGCAATTGATGTTGAAATGTTAAAAGGAGAAGAGCTATTAGCTTTTCTATACACTGCAATAAATATGGAAAAAAGAGAAAAAGTAAAAGTTCCCAAAGATAATATTATGTTGCTTGATGAATACTTAACTGTATCAACTTTAACAAATGGAGAATATACTAAAATAAATGATGAATATGTTAAAGTAGTTACAATTAATATGTTTCCAGATAATGTAACTCAAAGAATATTTAATCAACTTGAGAGTTTAAATTTTGAATATAGATATGTAACTAGATTTATTATGTTAAGTAGAGAAGAAACAATTAAAATTTTAAAAGATTTTAAAGTATATTTTTCTGCTAAAGTAAAATCTTTTGCACAGTGGTTAATAGAAATTAAAAATGGGCAAGAAGTTCAAAATATAGATTATACAGCACTTGATAAGGTTGACGAGGCAGATTTAGCATTAAATGAAGCTAAAACTGGAGCATTAGCTTACGGATATTATACATTTTCATTTATTATTAAAGATAAAAATTTAGAAAATTTAGATAAAAAAGTTAATGATGTTAGAAAAATACTTAATTTCTATGATTTTGTAGCTGGAGAAGATAAATACAATACACTAGATTCTATTTTTGGAGCTTTACCTGGTAATATTGTAAATAATGTTAGAAAATCGCCTATGAATACTTATTTATTGTCAGCATTATTACCTATGTCCTCTTTATATGTAGGAAATAAGGTAAATAAACACTTAAAAGATATTGCCTTATTTACTACTAAAACTGATAAGGAACTATTTTATTTTAACCTTCACAATAAAGATATTGGACATAGTTTGGTTATAGGACCTACTGGTGCTGGTAAATCATTCTTACTTAGTATGATAGCAGCTAATTTCTTAAAATATGAAGGAAAAATATTAGATAAAGAAGGAAAAGAAAAAATAAAACCATCTCAAGTATTTTTCTTTGATAAAGATGCTTCAAGTAGAGTACTTACATATACATCTGGTGGAAAATTCTATGATTTAGGAGAAAAAGAAATAGCTTTTCAACCATTAAAGAATATACATATAAATAGTGAGAAGGAGTGGGCTTTAGGTTGGATTATTGGAATACTTGAGCAAGAAGGAATCCCTTATGATGCTACTACTAAAAATATAGTGGAACAATCTATAGAATCACTTACAACTGCAAAAATTGAAAGTAGAACATTATCAAATTTAAGAACATATATTGCATCTCGTTCAAAAACTGTAGCACAAGCACTAGATTCATATTGTGGAGAAAATGTTTATGGAGAATATTTTGATAATAATTTTGATAATATTACTGATAATAATTTTATTACATTTGAAATGGGTAATGTAATTTCTAATCCAAAAGTTGTAGCACCATTATTAGATTATATATTTCATAAAATAGAAAGAGAAAAATTAGATGGAACACCTACACTTATCTTACTTGATGAATGTTGGCTTTTCTTAAAAAATGAAAAAATGAGAGAAAAAATTAATGAATGGCTTAAAGTATTAAGAAAGAAAAATACATCAGTTGTATTTGCGACACAATCTTTATCAGACATTGCTGATTCTCCTATATTCTCAACTATAATTGATGCTTGTAAAACAAATATTTTCTTACCTAATGAAAGAGCTATGAGTGCTTGGGTAGATTTATATAAGAGATTTAACTTAACAGAAAAAGAGATAAAAGAGATAAATGATGGGACAATGAAACAAGATTACTTTGTTAAGACTACAGAAGGTGCAAGATTATTTCAGTTAAATCCTTCAGATATTGAAATAGCTTATTTGGGTTCTTCAACAAGTAATGATCAAAATATTATAATTAATTTAAAAAATAAGATTGATGATGAAATATTATCTAATAATGAAAAAATTAAAAAATTAAATAGAGAATGGTTAAGTTATAAATACAAAATAGGAGAGATAAGTATAAATAATATAAATCAAATAAAAGATATTTTATAA
- a CDS encoding ATPase, T2SS/T4P/T4SS family, translating to MTDLELKRKLELERKENFLKENLTRIQKFLEDASISEISLNQDGKIFLDIKGKGRVDSGEILSKIEGENIIKIVAAFSEQEVTEVSPIISASLPDGSRFEGLMYQVTNYKPIFSIRRHTTEIIPLEKFVETEFITQQQKEYIEEAIKNKKNILVVGGTSTGKTTFLNACLDKLKNTEDRISVIEEVRELKCDAKNINYFTSTDSVSYRDLLRSNMRLNPDRIILGELRTGGETLELLKAWNSGHSGGFATIHANSSLSGLKKIEQYIDEVTVKSQQYLIVEAVNIVVNIIRDGTKRYVKEIAEVIKYDKENDTYILKKI from the coding sequence ATGACGGATTTAGAATTAAAAAGAAAATTAGAATTAGAGAGAAAAGAGAATTTCTTAAAAGAAAACTTAACTAGGATACAGAAGTTTTTAGAAGATGCATCTATTAGTGAAATTTCTTTAAACCAGGATGGAAAAATATTTTTAGATATTAAAGGAAAAGGTAGAGTAGATAGTGGAGAAATTTTATCTAAAATTGAAGGAGAAAATATTATTAAGATAGTTGCTGCTTTTAGTGAGCAAGAAGTAACTGAAGTTTCGCCTATTATTTCAGCTTCTTTGCCAGATGGATCAAGATTTGAAGGATTAATGTATCAAGTAACTAATTATAAACCTATTTTTTCCATAAGAAGACATACAACTGAAATAATACCACTTGAAAAGTTTGTAGAAACAGAATTTATAACACAACAACAAAAAGAATATATAGAAGAAGCTATAAAAAATAAGAAAAATATTCTAGTTGTTGGTGGAACATCTACTGGTAAGACAACATTTTTAAATGCTTGTTTAGATAAATTAAAAAATACTGAAGATAGAATTAGTGTTATAGAAGAGGTTAGAGAATTAAAATGTGATGCTAAGAATATAAACTACTTTACATCAACAGATAGTGTTAGTTATAGAGATTTATTAAGAAGTAATATGAGATTAAATCCAGACAGAATAATATTAGGAGAGCTTAGAACTGGTGGAGAAACACTTGAATTATTAAAAGCTTGGAATAGTGGACATTCTGGTGGTTTTGCAACAATACATGCTAATAGTTCACTTTCAGGACTAAAAAAAATAGAACAATATATAGATGAAGTAACAGTTAAATCTCAACAATATTTAATAGTAGAAGCAGTAAATATAGTAGTAAATATTATTAGAGATGGAACAAAAAGATATGTTAAAGAAATTGCTGAAGTAATTAAATATGATAAAGAAAATGATACATATATTTTAAAAAAAATTTAA
- a CDS encoding PBECR4 domain-containing protein, with protein sequence MEKTYKAMKTIEYFSKFDKEDIQINSKSKQFNITFDRKGLPHLLGLQYLEKYPRQFNATKFLKEIKENKISDQEILEKVEEYHEVKQRINVENRINTFSDFMKNIEKGFIVEKTYETKMNVNYLVIQTENNDFKHLGFLSGIRGTLIEAFDELNEKDLSILKTYFIEKNDRYYKDTNIIEPIENIKIYDELFEEYTNFSFDLDKQKFLNQNVYMEYKECIDKYYQEKENNEISDSWNIKKDKQELER encoded by the coding sequence ATGGAAAAAACATATAAAGCAATGAAAACAATTGAATATTTTAGTAAATTTGATAAAGAAGATATACAGATAAACTCAAAAAGCAAACAATTTAATATTACTTTTGATAGAAAAGGATTACCTCATTTATTAGGATTACAGTATTTGGAAAAATATCCTAGACAATTTAATGCTACAAAATTTCTTAAGGAAATAAAAGAAAATAAAATATCGGATCAAGAAATTTTAGAAAAAGTGGAAGAATATCACGAAGTAAAACAGAGGATTAATGTTGAAAATAGAATTAATACTTTTTCTGATTTTATGAAGAATATAGAAAAAGGATTTATTGTTGAAAAAACATATGAAACTAAAATGAATGTAAACTATTTGGTAATACAGACTGAAAATAATGATTTTAAACATTTAGGATTTTTATCAGGAATAAGAGGAACTTTAATTGAAGCTTTTGATGAATTAAATGAAAAAGATTTATCTATTTTAAAAACATATTTTATTGAAAAAAATGACAGATATTATAAAGATACAAATATAATAGAGCCTATTGAAAATATAAAGATATATGATGAGTTATTTGAAGAATATACTAATTTTTCTTTTGATTTAGATAAGCAGAAATTTCTTAATCAAAATGTATATATGGAGTATAAAGAATGTATTGATAAATATTATCAAGAAAAAGAAAATAATGAAATTTCTGATAGTTGGAATATTAAAAAAGATAAACAAGAATTGGAAAGATAA
- the vapD gene encoding endoribonuclease VapD, whose translation MYAIAFDLRVDDLKKYYGEPYNKAYDEIRQELELLGFEWTQGSVYMSTTTQNNLTYVYKAINKLSTIEWFKKSVRDIRAFKVEDWSDFTEIVKGY comes from the coding sequence ATGTATGCAATAGCATTTGATTTAAGAGTTGATGATTTAAAAAAATATTATGGTGAACCATATAATAAAGCTTATGATGAAATTAGACAAGAGTTAGAGTTATTAGGTTTTGAATGGACACAAGGTAGTGTTTATATGAGTACAACCACACAAAATAACTTAACTTATGTTTATAAAGCAATAAATAAATTATCAACTATAGAATGGTTTAAAAAATCAGTAAGAGATATTAGAGCATTTAAAGTTGAAGATTGGTCAGATTTCACTGAAATTGTAAAAGGATATTAG
- a CDS encoding VirB3 family type IV secretion system protein has product MTKIPVYKGLMENKTAFGVPISVYTYLLGFGFILYILLKTFLIIIPLIILFISLKMVSRKDAKFLSIFFINIFYSKFYGF; this is encoded by the coding sequence ATGACAAAAATACCAGTATACAAGGGTCTTATGGAGAATAAAACAGCTTTTGGGGTACCTATTTCAGTTTACACATATTTACTAGGGTTTGGATTTATTTTATATATTCTATTAAAAACATTTTTAATAATAATACCATTAATAATATTATTTATTTCATTAAAAATGGTATCAAGAAAAGATGCAAAATTTTTATCCATATTTTTTATTAATATATTTTACAGTAAATTTTATGGATTTTAG
- a CDS encoding type IV secretory system conjugative DNA transfer family protein has product MKRKEKIFVIGTISWIIITLILILFFYLSNYARILNYPKIFDKYILINIENIKIYRPNLFMYKSLSKVPNATKWAKYEFMIILALITVPYIIFCLPIKWIPKDISHGSARWGTFDDLGLSGFLIPNTAAKAFELNLLEESGVVLGEVDGRLIKDNGKTHILLSAPTRTGKGVSVIIPTLVDSWKDSVLVLDIKGENYQMTAGWRQKQFNNTIFKFSPLSVDSCSFNPMREVRYLTPDEIDDAKTIAQIIVIDEGASDPFWGLAGSDLATTLILYELYKGKGEANLSSVVKFITDPSGPLEDRLKKLINRPIFNPNKDKEILEKLLSIYTSKSDQEQIKKGIHPFIDRGLADALGKGEKTLQSIVATAKAKLSIFESPNVEKNTSQSDFRILDLMAADKPISLYIVVPPGQIQPLAPLLRILIIQCVQLLTPEMDYAGNSNKIKFKHRLLMLLDEFPAIGKMEILEKAIGFVAGYGMKMMLVVQSLDQLNKIYTENNMFMGNCQVQVFYTANDNKTAEYISKTIGQETIVTKNYSSDGGFFSKKSISVSKSGRDLIKPDEMRRFPLDKILLLVGGKPPIKSNKVLFFKDKRFKDKVKLPINPTVHMQKELELQEGK; this is encoded by the coding sequence ATGAAAAGGAAAGAAAAAATATTTGTTATAGGAACAATTTCTTGGATAATAATTACTTTAATATTAATTCTATTTTTCTATCTATCAAATTATGCAAGAATATTAAACTATCCAAAAATATTTGATAAATATATATTAATAAATATTGAGAATATAAAAATATATAGACCTAATTTGTTTATGTATAAATCATTATCTAAAGTACCTAATGCTACTAAATGGGCTAAATATGAATTTATGATAATACTAGCACTAATAACTGTTCCATATATAATATTTTGTTTACCTATTAAATGGATACCTAAAGATATATCGCACGGTTCTGCTAGATGGGGAACATTTGATGACCTAGGATTAAGTGGATTTTTAATTCCTAACACAGCTGCTAAAGCATTTGAATTAAATTTACTTGAAGAAAGTGGAGTAGTATTAGGAGAAGTAGATGGGAGACTAATAAAAGATAATGGTAAAACACATATTCTATTATCAGCTCCCACAAGAACTGGTAAAGGTGTTTCTGTAATTATTCCTACATTAGTCGATAGTTGGAAAGATTCTGTATTAGTACTTGACATTAAAGGAGAAAATTATCAAATGACAGCTGGTTGGAGACAAAAACAATTTAATAATACGATATTTAAATTTTCACCTTTGTCAGTTGATTCTTGTTCGTTTAATCCTATGAGAGAAGTCAGATATTTAACACCAGATGAAATAGATGATGCTAAAACTATTGCACAGATTATAGTAATTGATGAGGGAGCTTCTGATCCATTTTGGGGTCTTGCTGGTTCTGATTTAGCAACTACTTTAATTCTTTATGAGTTATACAAAGGAAAAGGAGAAGCGAATCTATCAAGTGTAGTTAAATTTATTACAGATCCTAGTGGTCCACTAGAAGATAGATTAAAAAAATTAATAAATAGACCGATATTCAATCCTAATAAAGACAAAGAAATATTAGAAAAATTATTAAGTATATATACATCTAAATCTGATCAAGAACAAATAAAAAAAGGAATACATCCCTTTATAGATAGAGGACTTGCTGATGCACTAGGAAAAGGAGAGAAAACTTTACAATCAATAGTTGCTACAGCTAAAGCTAAATTATCTATATTTGAATCACCTAATGTTGAAAAAAATACTTCACAGAGTGATTTTAGAATATTAGATTTAATGGCAGCAGATAAGCCGATTTCTTTATACATCGTAGTCCCACCTGGACAAATACAACCTTTAGCACCACTTTTAAGAATACTAATTATACAATGTGTACAACTTTTAACACCAGAAATGGATTATGCTGGTAATTCAAATAAGATTAAATTTAAACATAGATTATTGATGTTACTTGATGAGTTTCCAGCTATAGGAAAAATGGAGATATTAGAAAAGGCTATAGGATTTGTGGCTGGTTATGGAATGAAGATGATGTTAGTTGTGCAATCGCTAGACCAATTAAATAAGATATATACAGAAAATAATATGTTTATGGGAAATTGCCAAGTTCAAGTATTCTATACTGCAAATGATAATAAGACTGCTGAATATATTTCAAAAACGATTGGTCAAGAAACAATAGTTACAAAAAATTATTCAAGTGATGGTGGATTTTTTAGTAAAAAGAGCATTTCAGTATCTAAATCTGGAAGAGATTTAATCAAGCCAGATGAAATGAGAAGATTTCCACTTGATAAAATTTTATTACTTGTAGGTGGTAAGCCACCAATAAAATCAAATAAAGTACTATTCTTTAAGGATAAAAGATTTAAAGATAAAGTGAAATTGCCAATTAATCCAACAGTACATATGCAAAAAGAACTTGAATTGCAAGAAGGGAAATAA
- a CDS encoding type IV secretion system protein: MRKRILLILLLFISVISLADSNVASDYSDTVSYDWDSFAQMLSLYMEKGLKSIEKLSIYLLSTFFVIQFVFDAYKAYATFNLIEFSKTFIRKLLTFSVYLFAIKKIIDGTVFRVVEEISYKLLEKLTGQVGVQKISNIWEIKEKITLNLWEAIAKLWGVWSILPGEFAQDFIFTLVLLVVILFLNIAFFMMMLNLFKALISFKLVLGLSAILLPFGVMEETKEYYNIGKILSLALNFSIKLISINFIATVIMNSLNNNDSILNFVANDITSVISQSFIIFLVLVGVMWHLTTKLEINF; encoded by the coding sequence ATGAGGAAAAGGATATTGCTTATTCTACTATTATTTATCAGTGTTATTTCTCTTGCAGATAGTAATGTAGCTTCTGATTATTCAGATACTGTAAGTTATGATTGGGATAGCTTTGCACAGATGTTATCACTTTATATGGAAAAAGGATTAAAGTCTATTGAAAAGCTAAGTATTTATTTATTATCAACATTTTTTGTAATACAGTTTGTATTTGATGCATATAAAGCTTATGCAACTTTTAATCTAATTGAATTTTCTAAAACATTTATTAGAAAATTACTTACATTTTCAGTATATTTATTTGCAATAAAAAAGATAATAGATGGAACAGTATTTAGAGTTGTTGAAGAAATATCATATAAATTACTAGAAAAATTAACTGGTCAAGTTGGAGTACAAAAAATATCCAATATTTGGGAAATTAAAGAGAAAATAACATTAAATCTTTGGGAAGCTATTGCTAAGCTTTGGGGAGTATGGTCAATTTTACCAGGAGAATTTGCACAAGATTTCATATTTACTCTAGTTTTATTAGTTGTAATTCTATTTTTAAATATAGCATTTTTTATGATGATGCTTAATTTATTTAAAGCTTTAATTAGCTTTAAACTAGTTTTAGGATTGTCAGCTATTTTATTACCATTTGGAGTAATGGAAGAAACAAAAGAGTACTATAACATAGGGAAAATATTATCATTAGCACTTAATTTTTCAATTAAATTAATATCTATAAACTTTATAGCGACAGTTATTATGAATTCACTCAATAATAATGATTCAATTTTAAATTTTGTTGCAAATGATATTACAAGTGTTATATCTCAAAGCTTTATTATCTTTTTAGTATTAGTAGGTGTTATGTGGCACTTAACAACTAAATTAGAAATTAATTTTTAA
- the traD gene encoding conjugal transfer protein TraD: protein MKHIEDIAFKLIKENRKNKSDIEKENKKITRKERAHKLIQLGTLFTLLEIDNENHDLLIGLLMSYYSLTEIEKEELKERGKIFRIERAKLLEEEKKKNEGSKK from the coding sequence ATGAAACATATAGAAGATATAGCATTCAAATTAATAAAAGAAAATAGAAAAAATAAAAGTGATATAGAAAAAGAAAATAAAAAAATTACAAGAAAAGAAAGAGCACATAAACTAATACAATTAGGAACTTTATTTACTTTACTTGAAATAGATAATGAAAATCACGATTTATTAATAGGATTACTTATGAGTTATTATTCGCTAACAGAAATAGAAAAAGAAGAACTAAAAGAGAGGGGAAAAATATTTAGAATAGAGAGAGCAAAATTATTAGAAGAGGAGAAAAAGAAAAATGAGGGAAGTAAGAAATAG
- a CDS encoding S26 family signal peptidase yields the protein MKKIKRVLLIIFVSIILIFSNIRINISKSAPLGVYLVNRFSNKYEKGDYIVYRIDDEYKKYVSDELRDLDTVKEIKGTERDEVEYVDNKVLINKKEIGTIDYNIPINSNKKYIISKDEFLTIGDVENSIDGRYYGTIKRKDIKYKVYLIYRFNK from the coding sequence ATGAAAAAAATAAAAAGAGTATTATTAATAATTTTTGTAAGTATAATCTTAATATTTTCAAATATAAGGATAAATATTAGTAAGTCTGCACCATTAGGAGTGTATCTTGTAAATAGATTTTCTAATAAATATGAAAAAGGAGATTATATAGTATATAGAATTGATGATGAGTATAAGAAATATGTAAGTGATGAATTAAGAGATTTAGATACAGTTAAAGAAATAAAAGGAACGGAAAGAGATGAAGTAGAGTATGTAGATAATAAAGTATTAATTAATAAAAAAGAGATAGGAACAATAGACTATAACATACCGATTAATTCTAATAAAAAATATATTATTTCTAAAGATGAATTTTTAACTATAGGAGATGTTGAGAATTCTATAGATGGAAGGTATTACGGAACAATAAAGAGAAAGGATATTAAATATAAAGTTTATTTAATTTATAGGTTTAATAAATGA
- a CDS encoding type IV secretion system protein, producing MINNFTQIFSDMLSTGVLRLVSIVLFFMTMIAMIDFILAFIFEYSADMMTFLKVFFTKIFRYTIFFAIARFYVPITDELVNIIFKIGYLFFPSGKIPKGRIGLPDFDEIFSFLFDSVLKIRDDWAKLHWTQFGAQLTYLIIVLICIIGIFLIIKEIIINFVEIKVIIALGVLLLPFSVYEQTKSIGAKLWNALLNSAGKLLVSLCLTGITLQLLQKTTFNSNNNVNIGNAISWAFLLSLCAYLITNSKELGNMLINGTGSSNVNGVFGQALGVVVGGATAAMGGAVVGASAVKGGLTKGMAASRGGKNLGGILKAAKSGMKEGASVSKNSRLGKIGSKFSRGMQNAVGYATGNRSAMNMAGDLWGATFGTASDQVMHDGERLQEQKDNIAFDSPGDAKDYISSKDRVMEAMVAVRNSLSKNGPTPVSKLERYREAFREFREHMNNPENKEKAFEKASEIAKNKKDIYGTRKEYETARKYNPYKTDENGNRVKKDIWNEDIGKDILRDKKENKSNDIKKEKF from the coding sequence ATGATTAATAATTTTACTCAAATTTTTTCTGATATGTTATCTACTGGAGTTTTAAGACTTGTTAGCATAGTTTTATTTTTTATGACTATGATTGCTATGATAGATTTTATCTTAGCATTTATATTTGAATATTCTGCTGATATGATGACTTTTTTAAAAGTATTTTTTACTAAGATATTTAGATATACTATATTTTTTGCTATTGCTAGATTTTATGTACCTATAACAGATGAATTAGTCAACATTATCTTTAAGATTGGTTACTTATTCTTCCCTTCTGGAAAAATTCCAAAAGGAAGAATAGGACTACCTGATTTTGATGAAATATTTTCATTTTTATTTGATAGTGTACTTAAAATTAGAGATGATTGGGCTAAGTTACATTGGACACAATTTGGAGCTCAATTAACATATTTAATTATAGTATTAATTTGTATTATTGGAATATTTTTAATAATAAAGGAAATTATTATTAATTTTGTTGAAATTAAGGTTATTATTGCATTAGGTGTTCTTTTACTACCATTTTCTGTATATGAGCAAACTAAAAGTATAGGAGCTAAATTATGGAATGCTTTATTAAATTCTGCTGGTAAATTACTTGTATCTTTATGTTTAACTGGAATTACTTTACAGTTATTACAAAAAACTACATTTAATTCAAATAATAATGTTAATATAGGGAATGCTATTTCGTGGGCTTTTCTTTTAAGTTTATGTGCTTATCTTATAACTAATTCAAAAGAATTAGGTAATATGTTAATTAATGGTACAGGATCAAGCAATGTAAATGGTGTATTTGGTCAAGCTTTAGGAGTTGTTGTAGGTGGAGCAACAGCAGCTATGGGTGGTGCTGTGGTTGGAGCTTCTGCTGTTAAAGGTGGACTTACTAAAGGAATGGCAGCAAGTAGAGGTGGTAAAAATCTTGGTGGAATATTAAAGGCTGCTAAAAGTGGAATGAAAGAAGGTGCAAGTGTTTCTAAAAATAGTAGACTTGGAAAAATTGGATCTAAATTTTCAAGGGGAATGCAAAATGCCGTGGGATATGCAACTGGAAATAGAAGTGCTATGAATATGGCTGGAGATTTATGGGGAGCTACTTTTGGTACAGCTTCAGATCAAGTAATGCATGATGGCGAAAGATTGCAAGAACAAAAAGATAATATTGCATTTGATTCTCCAGGAGATGCTAAAGATTATATAAGTTCAAAAGATAGGGTTATGGAAGCTATGGTTGCAGTTAGAAATTCATTAAGTAAGAATGGTCCTACTCCAGTTTCTAAATTAGAAAGATATAGAGAGGCATTTAGAGAATTTAGAGAACATATGAATAATCCAGAAAACAAAGAAAAGGCATTTGAAAAAGCAAGTGAAATTGCGAAAAATAAGAAGGATATATATGGTACTAGAAAAGAGTATGAAACTGCAAGGAAGTATAATCCTTATAAGACTGATGAAAATGGTAATAGAGTTAAAAAGGATATTTGGAATGAGGATATTGGGAAGGATATATTGAGGGATAAAAAAGAAAATAAATCAAACGATATTAAAAAGGAAAAATTTTAA